Within Calliopsis andreniformis isolate RMS-2024a chromosome 4, iyCalAndr_principal, whole genome shotgun sequence, the genomic segment atacattaTACACTTTGTACTTCGTGCATTCTTTTGTCAAAAGAAAAAACAGCATTTTAAAATAGTAGACGCTGTATAGGGGCCTGCTAAATAAAGAAGGTTCACGGAAAAAACGTAGAACTTAAAAAAACAGAATTCAATAATGAGAATTCACTAGAAAAAAATACTGAACGAACATACAAATGAAGTACCCCTCAAATCACAATATAGTATTAGCTACAAGTTCCATTTTCCATTTTCATATACAAACACACTTCAGAGCTGCTCCACTGTCATGCAGATGCTCAAGCTCGTTCCTCGCTTATTTTGCAATCATGAAAAGTCAATCATCTCCCTCGATGTCGAGCTCTGGCAAACTGGACCCCTGGGTCCTTGACACTTCAGCAGAAAATGCAAACCTGGGGGCGGTGTGGCAACTGGCTCAAACGATTTACGTTCTTTTATTGTCAGCCTCCTCACCAGCGACACTTTGGAGCGTCATTTGGCAAGCGAACAAATTTTCAGTGAAATTAATCTCGGAGCgcggtttgctcggaaagtttgaCAATCACAAACAGCAGGCGTGGTGACAGCGGATTTCGAGGTCCGCGATCTTCGACCACGAGCAGTCGATAATGAAATATCAGTGGGAAACTCGCCGCGAGAAATCAATATGCCTCGAAGTTCGCCCTTCGACAAGTCTCTCTTGCCGTGGCCGAAAGTTGACGCGAAAAATTACACTGCTGACGGAAATTTTCCGCAATTCTTCTTCCTGAGGCGATTACTTATCAATAAGGTCCTCCTTCTTTCTTGGCGAGCCAATGAAAGGAAGTTTGTTAAGAAGTTCACGATATACTTACATGAAAAAGTACGtaccaatatttaaaaaaaattacataTCAGGTCTTGCCATCTGAGTAcagaagcaaaaataaaataaaggaaaATGAAATCAAATTAAATTTCTCCGAATCCTGCCATAGCTTCCATTTCAGTAAAAAAGTCTCTTAATTGGCAATTCGTATTCCCTCTCCTCATCGTATCATTGAAACGTGTAATCCCGCCACTATTACCATTAAGTCGAAAATGTTTTCAATTCACTTAAGCAAACGCGTGGAGGAATGATCCTGGCTCGACACGGGCAACAACAAAAGCTGACTTCGAATCGCGTCAAAGCCCCGACCTCGATAATAAATTAACATGTCCCCGTGATTGGCGCTGAACTAACATCGAATTCACGTAGGATCTTATTGATTCCGCGCGTTGAGTCTCTCGATAAACGCGCGTCAATCAAAACGTCTCCAGTGGAACAAATACGCGGTAGTGAAACGTCTGAAACGGTGGCACGTCATCCTCGACAATGTCGTTAACATAATCCCTGAATTAGTGGGTCTCCTCGAGACGTATAAAGTTACTTCCAGAATCCTGGTAACTTTCCTATCTAATTTTGAGATCGATTTGCGCAGCTAATCTTCCGCCCATCGGCACACCAACCTGCTTAGCACTTGTATGCTATCTTCCACTCCCATTATGCCGCGACCTTTGATCGCGGGGGCTCGTCTACGCTCCTTGAGCGATGAATTATGCATATTGCAGGTTGATCGAGCTTTTCACTGTCCCACGTTGGACGTTCTAAGCTCGTCTTGTAAAATCGAAAAGGGAGTGTCTATTGTTAGCTCGATACTAGAAATTAATTTGGGGAATTAGGGCTAATTCCTTTGATCTGAACTCTGGGATTCAGGGCATTTGGATATGATATTTTtctagagagagaaagagatttTGGATTAAGCACTTTTGAGATCTAGAGGAGACCTGATTAGGCGAATCTCTGAGCAAGCTTGTACTCTAAAATTTTATTCAGTAGTTAACTCATAAACCCTCGAATACTTGCTTATATCATCTCCCATTCGCTGAAACTCGCGTCAACCCTGTATTACAGGTCTCAGGTGTTCCAGGCAGCGGCAGCTTAATACGAGCCGAGCGACAAAGAAAATTCTGCGTCATCGAATTACATAGCAGCGTTGTTTTTACCTGGGAGACCATTTTTACAGTCCCTTCCGTGTGTCCAGCAGCCCTTTGACGAAGACAAAGGCAAATGAACGAAGCAGCAGCCGTACTACTATGGCATTAATTACCATCCCGACGCACTGTTTGCCTGTGCTGTCCTCCTCGCCAGAGGATTTGATAGATTACCCTTTGGAGAAGGAGCGAGGCCCTCGTCTGAACACAGATCCCCCTGGCATTTCAGCTTATCTAGAGAATCAATAATTATCTGCGACGGAGGCACCGCTGAGGAGGGCGAAATAAGGAGATTCGAGGGTCCTGGTAACCAAGAGTGTTCGCAGATCCTCGCAGACGTTCTAAATAGACCGAGATACACGACCTCGACCTCTACGAATGTTACGGGAGAGTGAAAGCAGAGATATGGTTGTGACAGAGACTGGAGGACGTGACACAGCGTCGCAATACTCGAGATTAATGAGAATCTAGATAAATTAATCCTTGCAACCGATTTTCAACGCTTAAACAATCCCCAAGTGGAGTTCTCCATAAATTACACATCCTACGAGAACAATCTGCAATGAACCATTATTTAACCAGGAACTCTGAGAGTAACAGAGTAACGTTAGCCGTAACAAGTGTCTGCAATAGAATTTGATACCCACGAACAGAGCCACCGAGCAAAAATCTCGGGGGAGAAGTCAGGGAAGTTCGTTCAGGGGTTTGGCAACAAGTCATACAGCTACTAATCATTCATTGAAAGCTTTTCAAGGGTTCTAAGGTAAatgttcaaatagttaggtgTCTCCTAGTACCTAAACACTAGCGTtcattttattccattttaggcGAAAAGATTCTTTTCCTGCCtcttcttctttctgaaaatataaattctatattctagatgtaCAATCAAGACATTAACTCAAATTTTCTGAAGACATGGCATGTGTCGTTTCGTCTTAGAATCACAGATATGACCTCATAAACGTTCTGGCTGTTAGGGTATTTTTTTTACCCGACGAACTCGCTAACAATACGCTTGGAATCGGCCTCGCGAGCGGAAGAGTCGAGCAGCCGCCCAGACGCTTGCGTGGCGGGCTCAGTAGTCGGCGAGCCGTGGTGGACGACGGACCGTCGGGCACAGCGCCGAGCCTAACCACTTGTTCGCGACTTCAACCGCGCTCCAGACGAGACGAGACACCGTGTCGTCGCGAACGTCAACCTTTTACTTTACGAGGACTCATTTCGAGTCGTTTCGAGTCCTTTTGGACATTCTGAAGAAGTGCGCGATTTCGAATCTCCTTTTTCAAGTCACTTTCCTCAGAAATTACTTCGAATGTTCTGAAGGAAACGGTGGAGGAATCGGTAAAGAGGGAGTCGAGTCAAGGTCAGGGTCCCAGAGTTGGTCCTAGATGGGCAGACTTGTTCAGAGGGATCGAGAAGTTTGAAAGCAGTGCGCCATTGGGGACAGTGATCCAAGAGAAGTTCTCGCGAAAGGGTGACACAGGGAGGGTTGATCTAGTGTTCAGAATCGGTCCTGGGTTGTTTGTTTACGCGACAGTGTGGTGTCAGTGATCTGGCGACTCGTGGCACGGCTGGCAGAGCTTGTAAGTAAGCTGAACTGGGAGAGGTGATTTTTCATTGACATCGAGGAATGTAGGGTAGGTAATTAATTCAAGATGTGCAGCGATGCCGGGTTAACTGTCCGTCGCTGTTTTCACTATCCGTGGCTAAAAGTTTTTGGTCAAATGCAACAATATAAGgttatttaataatattgtaGCTTTTTAAAACgtagttttttaaattaattgtggtttttgaaatgtaaaatgttTTCGTATGAATAAAAAACATATGGGGAAATTAGAGGGATTTGGTACTAtacaattttacatttttaaataacttcgtaCCCTTGTGTTTGACCGAAAACTTTCTCCCAGatgcaatatattttttaattaacacTCTCAAGTTATTGATCAAAGTTAGGTGATAAAATATACAAGAATTCTTAAAACTAAAACCGCGTTTCGACTGGGATACAATCGCTGGAGTCAGGCAACAGTAACAacgttttttatttctttatctAATAGTATAGAAAAAGACCACCAAACTATCCAAAAAGGCAGGAAACATTTTGTGTCTTGTTTTAGTGCACAATAGTAGTCAGACATTTTTAGCAAATACTGCTTTTGTCAATAGCTGGGTAGTAATCCAGATACCACTGCAATCCCCAAGACGAGATCTGACAGGTGGGCAAATTCCGAGATCGATATAAGTCGCCTACAACATTCTCTCAGGTTGCATATGCACCATATTTCGCGTGCATCGAGGGGAGATAACACCCGCCATGACTCATTATCTAATACCTTGCTCGAGGCAAGTAGTTTCCAATCTCGCGTGTGATCAGCCACTCTCGGTTTGTCCATTTGGTTACCTACTCGCAACAATACCATAACGTTTATACAAAGACTCATATTCAAAAGAAATTTCACTTCTCTTATAGTCACGAAaaagaaaatatgaattttcCCCTAAATTTCTCGATCCACGACACGCTAATTCTAATGAAAAGCAAACGCTGGGGGCAAGCTTCTCATCAGTTTATTTACCGATAGTTAGTCACGTTTCCGATCGCTTAGTCCGTATAAACTGGACAGAGCATGTATGCAAAACGCTCAGGGCGAGCGGATTGGTAACAGTGGTTCAGCGACATGGCCGCCGCGGCAGGAAGCGTCTCGTACCCAGAGGAGGACTCATGAAAAATGTATGACGAGGGTGGAACGCCGTGACTTTGGGACTTTAAGACGGGCCGAAAAAAGGCGCAAAGCTACAACGTCCATTAGCGGAGAAATTCATACTTCTAGAAGCAACTTGGTGGGAGTAATTAATCCAGGGGCGATAAAGTGGGTTTGCATTGCAACAATTTGGAAGGGACGTGGCTGGGAATTAATTCGCAATTAACACTCGTTGCCTGGAATACTAAACATACTTTCGTTCTCTGAACCAAGGGTAAAAAGCAGCGATAAGAGGTTGCAGAGGAAATTCAAAGCGATAGCGCTTGGCTCCCAGTTTCTTTGAGAACAATAAGAAACTCAGATTGTCTTAATCCTTGGAGATACAGCTAGTTGCTTTAACACACGCAAAAGCCTCGCGACAGAAGGAATTTGTTTCCTTGGTAGAATGCGGGTAGGATTCATTTGTGAATTTTGCACGACTTTGTGGCTAAGGAAGCTACATCGCTACAGCTTCTCTTGCTCGTTAGCAAAGAGCAGCTCAAGTAAGGCGAAGTAAACGAAGAAAAAGCGTCGTCGATTTTATTGAAGGCTGACAATGCGGCCAGACATGTTCGAGACGAGGTTTGAAGGCTCAATGGTATTTCGTAGTAATGAATCTTTGGAAGGTATCACAATTTCTCAGACAACTGGGAATCCTAAAAGAAAGGGGATCCTGTCGAAGGTTGATATGAAAGAATTTATTTGTCTCTGAGGCCACCCTTTCGTCCATGGAAAAGACGAGAGAGTTATGAAAGGTAGTTAAATAGAGTCACTCAGAAAATGAATTTTCTCCATCTACCATGGGCCTGAGTTTTCTTTAGTCACGAATTACTGCGCCACAGTAAAAGTACGCCATGAAATGCTCTTCTTGCGGAACGAGGAGCTCGTTAAGCGGGAGCACCAATGGTCTCGAGTAAACCAGCCAGTCGTGCGAAATATGGAAACTTTTCTGTGAAGAAAAGTGAGCAGTCTTCGAAAACCTAAAGCAAGGAGGGTATCAAGaagttcaatattgatggtCGATCGTGTGAGATATCGATTCGCGGTGGACATCGAAAAATTCATCGCTTCATAACTGTGAATTAATTACTCAGGCCGAGCCACGTTCTGACGGATGTCAGTGCGTAATTAACGGATCGCGTGTGTGCGAGAACGTGTTTACCTGACAATCGGTTAATCAAGATGAGCTTTACATCGGATTACACTCGGCGGTATTACCTGTTCTTACGCAAAGGACAATGCAATAATGGCTTATAAATAGTGGCTTGTCGACGAGCTTACGCAATGATCAGCTGCATGTGACTGAGCAACAAATTGCACATATGTAGATATTTTGTCTGAAAGGTACGGGAACTCGTCCATCGAAAAGGGGAAACTCCTTGAAGAGACTTTCTTCGAGAGAAGAATTCCAGGTATGAGAGAAAACTCTCGCGGGAAACAGAATAGTTTTCACTGCAAGCAGCGTTTGATTTATCATTGAATATTCCACGCGGCGAAGTGGATTTTCTCTCCCCCATACTTCGAATACTTGTCAACTCTCTggaagaaaatatttaaaaatcccaTACATCTGATGGGACTTCTAGTAACACGGTGACAGAACTGAAATAGATTTCGCGACGTAATTGCTGGCTGAGTACAGGCTTCTTGTCTCCTAGCTAATTCCTCGAGGCTGATTGATGACCTCCAGTAATGACCAAGGTTCGTCACTCCCTTAATGTCGATCTACCGTCCTCTCTTCGTTAGCGAGCAAAAATCGACGACAAAGAAACTGAATAGGGGAGATTCGAGGATTTCGTGAGAAGTGAATTAAACCTAAACTGACCACACAATCTTAATGCTCTTCttaataacatttatatttcTATCCTCTTTAGAAAagacaatttttctttttaagggAGGTCAAGGTTCAGATTTGACAATGACAAAGTTTAGACTCGAAGAAATTTTCAATGTCTCtataaagtaaaaaatatttctacaaAAATTAGGTTCTCTAAAGTCCTAGTAATAATTTTTTCATCGACCTCAGACTGCAAACCACCCACGCGACGGCTTATATCGCACTATATCGGAACGAGCAGAAGCGAACAGGTGCCAGCGACAATTAAATCGGTGAAACCCAGACGGTCGATTTTCGCGGTCGCGTGCACAGCCTGCCATCTCTCTCTCGGACGCGAAAATTCATTGCGGCGACTGTGTCTCGACAGTTTGTTTCCAATTCGTACTTCTCCTGATTGAAACGGTTGGCTCCACGACTCTGTCTTTCCATTTCTAACGCTACAATTGTTCGAGCAGCGTGTCAGCGTTCTGTTTCGACAAATTTTCGCAGCACAGCTACACCCCTTTCTCTGTTTCCACCAATTCCCATTCATGTCATTCACTCCGGTCGCGTCCAGTAATTGCTTTTCATTTTTATCGCTCCTCGCAATACTGTGACACAGGAAAACTCTGCTGTAATTGGGATTTCATAATTAGCgcgattttcaaaaattcatgcCCCTTGTCGCCTAGGGTTGCTCAACCGTGCTCCACCGCTGACGCGAATTTTCCGCTGCATCCAGTAAGCACAATGCATTTCCCTCGAGCTTGCATCTTGCTATCTATAATGTATCTCAAGTGGGAGTTAGGAACGTTTCTGAAGAAGGGTGACTGATGGCAGGAAGAACGAAGTCATTGTAAATCTTACGAGCTTCCTTGAAATTTACAGGATGGGGAATCAGAAATTATCAGtaagaaaattaataaatcTTCTTTTCTTGCCATCTATTCTATAATTTGCACTGTGAGAAAAAGCAGACAGACATACCTCAAAAAAGAGGTCACAAGGGGGTTAAACCCAACACCAGAAAAACATGAACGATCATGGGAACATGTAGAATCAACATCCACGAAAAACCTGGACATCTCAGGCGCGAGGATTACTCGATACGTCCAGACACGTAAAAAAGCGAGCCTCTGGGGAGACATTCAATTTCACGGGCCTTCTAGTCTGTCGGGGCGTGAGGAAATTCACAATGGATCAACCAGCGAAACTCTCTCCGAATACCACCAGTCACATGTTCTTCCCAAACTCAACGAGACGGCTAGCAAGAACCGAGTTAACAAACTGAAACGTCCCAACGCCACCACAGCCCTACGTGGAACCGATTCGCACGTTTTTCACGCTCGTCTCGTTAACATTTCGCTTCTGTTATCGCGAGAAACTTTCCTAGTCGTTCTCGATACGATTTGACTTCGCTGAACCCAGTAAATTCGAGCTTCGATCCTGTCGCAGATAAACGAGAGCTGGGTCGAGACTATCTCGAAAAATGTCTCTCTAACGTCGTGGACAGTAAAGATAGGTCATATCCAAGGAAGGATCGTCGCAGATGGAACGATTTTTTACTTTCGGTTTTTCGTCCTCTCTTAAACGAGGACACGCATAAATGCTCCTTCAATAGCTCCGAATACCCTCTCTAAAGTTTCCCTCGAAGTCTCTCGAGTGGAATTTCCAGCAGCTTGGACAGGACACGAGCGTCGGCTACACGATCTCTGAAAGATCGATATTTAAACACCAGCTCGCTGCAGCCGTGCGACAAATGCATGTCGGGATACCATCCGCGGCTTTGCTTTGTTGTAAACCGAGACGAGGTAACCGAGAGGCCTTCCTGTCCTCGCCTTTGAACGTCCCGAATAAAGGATAACGATGACGTGAGCAGCAGCGCAGCCAAAGGGTCCTCGAACATTTTTTCCTCGAACAGGATCTCGCGACTAGTTCCTAAAAGGAGAATTGGATAACTGGCGAAGCGCAAACGCGGTTCTTCGGTCTTTTGGAAAACTGATAACCTGGTTTGGAGCCAGGGGATCGTTACTTTTTCTATTTACACGGTCCACATTAGCAGAAACGGAATTCGAGATGTATCAAATAGTATCAATTTCCAATAACTTGTTCCACGGTTGGTTAAATTGATTTCGGAACTCAGCGAATTTAAAGCCTGCATCGGGCAGACGCGCTCTTGCTTCGATCAAGTGGCACAAGGGTCAATAGAGTGGTCACGTTGGAGGGCAAAGAAGAAAATGGAATGACCATCCTGAATCGAATCTCTGTTTCAGAGGGCACAAAAAGAGTTCCAAGTGTGGTAGGATATTAGACGCTTGTAAGTGGTTTGCTCAAGCTTTTCCCTGACTAAGGAGAATTTCTTACGAAAGTCCAGACCGAGGTATTGTCGAGTTATACTACTGAAATTCCAAAATCTGAGCACAAAAAAGAGATGACAGCGTTCTTGAGACTCCGATGCGCGTCCTGGGGATTCTTAAGGGCTGAGAAGGAAAGTTTGAACGAGAGACAATTTATTGGAAGAGGTTGGACTCTCGTGGGATCGAGATTATCGGACGAACCGAGAGGGATCTTATTAGCCGATGACAGGGCCACGGTAATGAGGCTTCGCTGACTTCTGGCCTTTTGTGGGTAATAAAATGTCTAGGTGAATCAGACGTTTGCGACATGCGAAGAGAACTGTGTTCTGGAGGGCAGGAGGAGAGTTTGATTTCAATCCCTTGGTGTCGAATGAAATCTAAGAACTAATAGCTTTTTTACCATTCTCTCTGTGGAGATTCAAGTACATTACTATTCATATGAAAAGCTTCCAATTGAAGTGATCATCAAGGGATTAAAAATCAATTTCATAATACTTCTCGCCCTCCGCAGTTTGAACATCGTTTGTTCTCTCTAAATAAGGTGTGTTTGCCCTTCTTAGATTACTTTCGATTCAATCGAGCCGTTCAAACAATCGATCCCTCTACAAGCCTGGCTCGTTTCTCTCCTCTGACCACTTCCCCAGGTATTTGTTTTCTGTGAAAGTAAATCACGTGGTGCACTAGTGAATCTCGGAGAAACTTATGAATGAGATCTCGTTGGGATCGCGATGGGACAAACGACTCGTGTAAAAGTGCAGTGAAACGGCGGCAGTAAGTTCGGTTCAGGACGCTTGCGTCTCGTGTCGAGTGTCGAGGGACACGTGGCAGTTTTGTGCGTTGTTCTGTACTGTTTACTGAGCCTTTGTGGCCGCGGGGGGAACCTCGACGAGGAGATGACTGAGGAAGAGAGACACGCGGATCCGGAAGTCCCGGAGGTGTCGTCGGACTCTGTGGAGCGACAGGTTCCTCTGTATCCTGTCACGGTAAGAAGTGAAGAATTTATTGAAATTGACGCACAGTACCAGTCCATTTTCAAGTAATCTCAAAGTATAATCAAATGCATAGAACCGTAGATTGAAATCAAATATCTTAGAATGTAGTTTCTAGACTTGTACTGCTCTTCAACTTACCaattcaattatttctattctatATTTTAAGAAGATCTGACTCTTTACCTAATTCTATTCATCGGAATACCAaatctaaaaaataatattcactTGATTTATGTGTAAACAGTTTGGGATCCTTTTAGACCCCAGAAACAAAATGTTCGCATACAATTTAtgttatagatcttaataatcTGTAACACAGAACGCTTAAAAGTAGAAAAAGAACAGAAAAAAATTATACATTTGCTGTTTGATCCATATCTATCGATTAAAGCGTTATCTAGTACCACCCACTCATAGCGAACTAGCAATCTATTGTACAGAAACACCAGTCACGACGAAATTGAAGAGCATTCCACTTCTGCTCTTCAAGTGGCCAGTACAACGCGTTCCAATTTATGTGTCCTACACGCCACTCTGTCACAGGTGGAGAGCAAGAAGCACAACGACGAGTCGACGCCCGAGGAGTCAGTAAACACGACGGGGAAAAACCAGGATAGTCAAGCTCAGAGATTAAAACAAACTCAGTCGCTGCCGCAACTGCAGCCTACCGACACGCAAGCCGACAGGTGAGCACGCGATCCTCTTGCTATCCACGCCGTCTAATATTACTGACGAAGGGTCCCGTGGCTTTCGCGTAACGATTTACGATCCTGGCCGCGCCCAGTCGAATCGCGTGCGTCGTTGGAACGGCGGAATATGAGATAGCGATGTGGTAGCCGATGAAATCACGGGGAGACACGTAGACGGGGCATTCGAAACGAAAAGAAATTCTAGTCGCGTTATTAGTTGAGGGACTAACCGGAAGCTCGAGGAGCTTTATCGACGAATTACTTTTTCTCGCTGCTACTCATCACCCTTTTATTTATTGTTATTGGTAGCTGTCGAGGGAGGAAGTTTCTGGGACAGCGATAAGGTAAATGGAGGGCGAGAGTGATAAACCAAGG encodes:
- the LOC143178231 gene encoding uncharacterized protein LOC143178231, which codes for MYNQDINSNFLKTWVFFLPDELANNTLGIGLASGRVEQPPRRLRGGLSSRRAVVDDGPSGTAPSLTTCSRLQPRSRRDETPSARFRISFFKSLSSEITSNVLKETVEESVKRESSQGQGPRVGPRWADLFRGIEKFESSAPLGTVIQEKFSRKGDTGRVDLVFRIGPGLFVYATVWCQ